CAGCCCAAGACATAAGGGGCATGATGACTTGACGTCGTCCCCACCTTCCTCCGAGTTGACCCCGGCGGTCTCCCGTGAGTCCCCAACACCCCGAAGGGCTTGCTGGCAACACGGGACAAGGGTTGCGCTCGTTGCGGGACTTAACCCAACATCTCACGACACGAGCTGACGACAGCCATGCACCACCTGTACACCGACCACAAGGGGGACCCTGTCTCCAGGGTTTTCCGGTGTATGTCAAGCCTTGGTAAGGTTCTTCGCGTTGCGTCGAATTAAGCCACATGCTCCGCCGCTTGTGCGGGCCCCCGTCAATTCCTTTGAGTTTTAGCCTTGCGGCCGTACTCCCCAGGCGGGGCACTTAATGCGTTAGCTGCGGCACGGACAACGTGGAATGTTGCCCACACCTAGTGCCCACCGTTTACGGCGTGGACTACCAGGGTATCTAATCCTGTTCGCTCCCCACGCTTTCGCTCCTCAGCGTCAGTATCGGCCCAGAGATCCGCCTTCGCCACCGGTGTTCCTCCTGATATCTGCGCATTTCACCGCTACACCAGGAATTCCGATCTCCCCTACCGAACTCTAGCCTGCCCGTATCGACTGCAGACCCGGGGTTAAGCCCCGGGCTTTCACAACCGACGCGACAAGCCGCCTACGAGCTCTTTACGCCCAATAATTCCGGACAACGCTCGCGCCCTACGTATTACCGCGGCTGCTGGCACGTAGTTAGCCGGCGCTTCTTCTGCAGGTACCGTCACTTTCGCTTCTTCCCTGCTGAAAGAGGTTTACAACCCGAAGGCCGTCATCCCTCACGCGGCGTCGCTGCATCAGGCTTTCGCCCATTGTGCAATATTCCCCACTGCTGCCTCCCGTAGGAGTCTGGGCCGTGTCTCAGTCCCAGTGTGGCCGGTCGCCCTCTCAGGCCGGCTACCCGTCGTCGCCTTGGTGAGCCATTACCTCACCAACAAGCTGATAGGCCGCGGGCTCATCCTGCACCGCCGGAGCTTTCGAACACCTTGGATGCCCAAGATGGTCAGTATCCGGTATTAGACCCCGTTTCCAGGGCTTGTCCCAGAGTGCAGGGCAGATTGCCCACGTGTTACTCACCCGTTCGCCACTAATCCCCACCGAAGTGGTTCATCGTTCGACTTGCATGTGTTAAGCACGCCGCCAGCGTTCGTCCTGAGCCAGGATCAAACTCTCCGTGAATGTGTACCGGTAATCCGGTGCAACACCACGAGAGCGGAACAGCCAGGCGGAATAAGCCCGGCCGTTCACAGCGTCCTCGCTGTGTTTTTTCAAAGGAACCTCGCCCCAGCTGATGCTGGAGACGGGGTATCAACATATCTGGCGTTGACTTTTGGCACGCTGTTGAGTTCTCAAGGAACGGTCGCTTCCTTTGTACTCACCCTCTCGGGCTTTCCTCCGGGCGCTTCCCTTCGGTCTCGCGTTTCCGACTCTATCAGATCTTTTCTCGATCCGATTCCCTGTCGGCGGGATTGCCGGGCGGCCTTGGCTTTCGCTCGTCGGCCTTTCGACATTCACTACGTTAACCGATTCCCCGTCCAACTCATAATCGAGTCGGTCGGCGCTGAATTCAGGCATGCGAGCACACCGAATTCACCCCTGCTGAGGGGAGTAGCTAGGTAGTGGGTTGGCCGCTTCCGGCTGCTGGCGAATGCCGTACCCGGGTCAAGCGGCTCGGGCTACATTACGCACCTTGCGCGGACGCGTCAACTTCGGCGGCGCCTCGGGACATGGGCTCGATAGGGGCTCACGGTCGGGTCGTTGGCGATCCAGAAGCGCCAGGGGTGGATGTCGCCGTTGCCCCCTTCGCCCGCGATTCCGGTACGCGGGCCGTTGCGTACCTGGTCACGAGGTACGGGCGTGCCCGTGAGGATCTTCAGGGGGGTGGCGTCCGAGGTGCAGGCGTCCGTGCCGTCCAGGGAGCGGTCCACGCCCAGGGCCGTGGCCAGGCGGGCCGGGCCTTTGGCCAGTTCCTTGTCGTTGCGGGCCGAGAGCCGACGGGTGCGGGCCAGCTCGGCGCCTTCGATGATCTCGCCGGCGCGGAGCAGGACCGCGCTCGCCTTGCCCTCGGGGCCGCACACCAGGTTCATGCAGAACCACATGCCGTAGGTGAAGTAGACGTACACGTGTCCGGGGGGACCGAACATCACGCCGTTGCGGGCTGTGCGGCCGCGATAGGCGTGGGAGCCGGGGTCGTCGGCACCGTCGTAGGCCTCGACCTCCGTGAGGCGGAGGGCGATCGGACCGTCCGGGGTGGTGCGTACCAGGATGCGGCCGAGGAGGTCGGGGGCTACATCGAGGACGGGCCGGTCGAAGAACTCCCTGGGCAGGGGCGTACGGTCGGGGGTCGCGATCATGCCCTCCGAGGGTACTGGAGACGGGTGGGTGCGGCGGGCTGGCCTCAGGGCACCGGTCTTGCCAGGGTGAGGGCATGGAACCGGCCACGGCCGGTTCGCGTTTGTAGGGATCAAGGATCCACCCGTAGTGGGCGAGAGGGAGAGACATGGCGTTCAAGAAGCTGCTCGCGAGCCTGGGGGCCGGCGGGGCTTCGGTCGAGACGGTGCTGCACGAGGTCAACGTCGTCCCGGGCGGTGTCGTCCAGGGTGAGGTGCGGATCCAGGGCGGGTCCGTGAACCAGCAGATCGAGGGGCTCTCGGTCGGGCTCCAGGCCAAGGTCGAGGTGGAGAGCGGCGACCAGGAGTACAAGCAGGACATCGAATTCACGAAGTCCCGGCTGGGCGGGGCGTTCGAGCTCCAGGCGAACGCGGTGCACGCGGTGCAGTTCGGGCTGGAGATCCCGTGGGAGACGCCGATCACGACGATCGACGGGCAGGAGCTGCGCTCGATGCACATCGGGGTCTCCACGGAGCTGGAGATCGCGCGGGCGGTGGACTCCGGTGACCTGGACCCGATCAACGTGCACCCACTGCCGGCGCAGAAGGCGATCCTGGACGCGTTCATCCAGCTTGGCTTCCGGTTCAAGAACGCGGACATGGAGCGCGGTGTCATCCGCGGTACGCGGCAGAAGCTGCCGTTCTACCAGGAGATCGAGTTCTACCCGCCGCAGCAGTACCGGGGGCTGAACCAGGTCGAACTGAGCTTCGTGGCCGACGAGCACGCCATGGACGTGGTGCTCGAGATGGACAAGAAGCCGGGGCTCTTCGGCGAGGGCAGCGACACCTTCCGCTCGTTCCAGGTGGGGCTCAACGACTACCAGGGCACGGACTGGACGGCGTACATCAACCAGTGGCTCTCCGAGGTCGGCAGCAAGCGCAACTGGTTCTAGCAGAGGGCCTAGGCTCGGGATCAACTGCAAGAACCGATCAGGAGGTACCGAGGTGACCGAGCTCAAGCGGCGGCCGCTCCCCCACGACTTCCATCCGCCCGTGCCGTCGTTCACGGTGACGAGCAAGGACATCGAGGAGGGTGCGACGCTCCAGGACGCTCAGGTCTACGCGGCCGGCAACACGTCGCCGCAGCTGCGGTGGGAGGGCTTCCCGCCCGAGACCAGGAGCTTCGCCGTGACCTGCTACGACCCCGATGCCCCGACGGGCAGCGGGTTCTGGCACTGGGTGCTGTTCGACATCCCGGCGTCGGTGACCGAGCTGCCGGCGGGCGCGGGCAGCGGCAAGTTCGAGGGTCTGCCCGAGGGCGCGATCCACGCTCGTAACGACTACGGCGGCAAGGAGTTCGGCGGTGCCGCGCCGCCGCCCGGGGACGGGCCGCACCGGTACGTGTTCACGGTGTACGCCGTGGACCAGGAGAAGCTCGGTCCGGACGCGGAGGCTTCGCCGGCCGTCGTGGGCTTCAACCTGCGGTTCCACACGATCGGGCGAGCCCAGCTGATCGGTGAGTACGAGGTGCCCGCCGAAGGCTGAGTGAACCGCCCTGCGATCCCGGCGTTCACGGAACGTTTGCCCGCTCCTGGTCTTGGAATTGATCAGGAGCGGGCATTTTTGTTGCCGGGGGCCGCGGGGGTCACCCCCCGTGGGAGCAGCAGATATTGCGTTGTCCATCTCGGCGTGCCCGGCCAGAGTTGGTCCCAGCCCGCCAGGGGGTGGGCCGGTGCACACGGGAGGTGGGCTGGTATGCGGGACACGCTGGTACTCAACGCGAGCTTCGAGCCGCTGTCGACGGTGACGCTGAACCGAGCCGTCGTTCTGGTGCTTCAGGACAAGGCCGTCGTCGAGCAGGCCCACCCCGAACTGCGGATGCGGGGAGCCGCGGTCGACATACCCGCGCCCCGGGTGATCAGGCTCTGCCAGTTCGTACGGGTGCCTTTCCGAAGACGAGCGCCGTGGTCGAGGCGGGGTGTGCTGGTCCGGGACCGGCACCGGTGCGCGTACTGCGGGAGACGGGCGACGACCGTCGACCACGTGGTGCCGCGGTCGCAGGGCGGTCAGGACACCTGGCTGAACACCGTGGCCTCGTGCGCGCAGGACAACCACCGCAAGGCGAACCGGACTCCGGAAGAGGCGGGGATGCCGCTGCTGCGGCAACCGTTCGAGCCGACTCCGGCGGACGCGATGCTGCTGGCGCTGGGGCAGGACGACTTCGACGCGCTGCCGCAGTGGCTGGCGCAGCCCGCGGCCTAGCAATCGTGCGAAGGGGGCCCGCTTCCCTGGGAAGCGGGCCCCCTTCGTGTGTATCGGTCAGTCGATGGACGGCTTCTCGCGGCGCTCCTGGGCGGGGACGCCGCTGCCGGACGCGCCTGAGTTGCCGCCGGAACCGCCTCCCAGGCCACCGAAGTTGCCCATGGCGCCGGACAGGCCCTTGAGGGCGTCGCCGATTTCGCTGGGCACGATCCAGAGCTTGTTGGCGTCGCCTTCGGCGATCTTGGGGAGCATCTGGAGGTACTGGTAGGAGAGGAGTTTCTGGTCCGGGTCGCCGGCGTGGATGGCCTCGAAGACCGTACGGACGGCCTGGGCCTCACCCTCGGCGCGCAGGGCGGCCGCCTTGGCCTCACCTTCGGCGCGCAGGATCTGGGACTGCTTCTCGCCTTCGGCGCGCAGGATCTCGGACTGCCGGACACCTTCGGCCTGGAGGATCGCGGCGCGCTTGTCGCGGTCGGCGCGCATCTGCTTCTCCATCGAGTCCTGGATGGAGGTGGGCGGCTCGATCGCCTTGAGTTCGACGCGGTTGACGCGGATGCCCCACTTGCCGGTGGCCTCGTCGAGGACGCCGCGCAGGGCCGCGTTGATCTCCTCGCGGGAGGTCAGGGTCCGCTCCAGGTCCATGCCACCGATGATGTTGCGGAGCGTGGTGACGGTGAGCTGCTCGATCGCCTGGATGTAGCTGGCGACTTCGTACGTCGCGGCGCGGGCGTCGGTCACCTGGTAGTAGATGACCGTGTCGATGTTGACGACCAGGTTGTCCTGGGTGATCACCGGCTGCGGCGGGAAGGGCACGACCTGTTCGCGCAGGTCGATGCGGTTGCGGATGGTGTCGATGAACGGGACGACGATGTTGAGGCCGGCGTTCAGGGTCCGCGTGTAGCGGCCGAAGCGCTCGACGATGGCCGCGCTGGCCTGTGGGATGACTTGGATCGTCTTGATCAGGGCGATGAAGACCAACACCACCAGAATGATCAGGACGATGATGACCGGTTCCATCGTCGTTCCCCGTATCCCTTCTCCGCTTCGGCGCCTTCGGCAGATCTTATGGTTGTCGAAGATCTTGCTGGTCGAGTCTGTCAGACCGTCGCGTAGCTGGCGAGGAGTTCACTCCAGTTACGTCCTGCGAGGTCACATGACGATCGCAGTGGCTCCCTCGATGTCCACGACGTCCACTTCCTGGCCTATTTCGTAAGCGCGGTCGGTGTCGAGGGCGCGGGCCGACCAGACCTCTCCGGCCAGCTTGATCCGGCCGCCGGAGGCATCGACGCGTTCCAGGACGACGGCTTGTCTGCCCTTCAACGCGTCCACGCCGGTGGCGAATTGGGGTCGCTGGGCGCGATGTCGGTTCGCGATGGGCCGTACGACGGCGATGCCCGCGGTCGAGATGACGGCGAAGACGACGACCTGGGCGACGGCTCCGCCGCCGAAGACGCCGCTGACGACCGCGGCGCCGATGGCGCCCACCGCGAGCATGCCGAGTTCGGGCATCGCGGTGACCACGAGCGCGATGCCGAGCGCTGTCGCGCCGATCAGCCACCACAGCCATGCGTCGATTTCCACATGGTCATGGTAGGTCCGACGGCCCCGTCACCGACAGGGCACCCAGCGTGTGAAATGCCGTTCTTACTTTGGGATTTGGCGGCGCCGGGCTGGATCAGGACAGCGGGAGGCCCTGTGCCGTCCAACGCTCGCCCGCCTGTTCGACGACGAGCGGGAGGCCGAAGCAGAGGGAGAGGTTGCGAGAGGTGAGTTCGAGCTCCATCGGGCCCGCGGCGAGGACCTTGCCCTGGCGGATCATGAGGACGTGGGTGAAGCCCGGGGGGATCTCCTCGACATGGTGGGTGACCATGAGCATCGAGGGGGCGATCGGGTCGCGGGCGAGCCGGCCGAGGCGGCGGACGAGGTCCTCGCGGCCGCCGAGGTCGAGGCCGGCGGCGGGCTCGTCGAGGAGCAGCAGTTCGGGGTCGGTCATCAGGGCGCGGGCGATGAGGGTGCGCTTGCGCTCGCCCTCGGAGAGCGTGCCGAACTTGCGCTCCAGGTACTCACTCATGCCGAGGCGGTCGAGGAAGGCGCGGGCGCGCTGTTCGTCGATCTCCTCGTAGTCCTCGTGCCAGGTGGCGGTCATGCCGTACGCGGCGGTCAGCACCGTCTCCAGGACCGTCTGGCGCTTGGGGAGCTTGTCGGCCATGGCGATGCCGGCCATGCCGATGCGCGGGCGCAGCTCGAAGACGTCGGTGCCGGGCCGGCCGAGGGTCTCGCCGAGGATGGCGGCGGTGCCCGAGCTGGGGAAGAGGTAGGTGGAAGCGAGGTTGAGGAGAGTGGTCTTGCCGGCGCCGTTCGGGCCCAGGATGACCCAGCGCTCGCCCTCCTTGACCGACCAGGAGACCTGGTCCACCAGAGCCCGGCCCTCGCGGACCACAGATACGTCCTGAAGCTCCAGAACATCGCTCATGAGCGCGTTGTCTCCCCTTGCAGTGTGGCCGGTCTCGGCTGTCGCGTAAGCCTGTGGCTCGGTCCGCCGCGCCGGTGGGCGCAGCCCTCCATGAAATCTACGCCACCGGTCCCCCCGGACATTCCCTCGGTCCGGTCCTTGGAGGGTCCTAGGGTGGGGACATGCTCACGGAACCGCGCGCAGGACGTCTCGCAGCTTGGGGAAATGCCCTTTTGGCCGGACTTGTCTCTCCGGATGACGCTGTACTCGCCATCGTCGGTGAGGACGCTGTGCACCGGGTGGAGGGGTTGCCGGGTGAGCCGGGCCAGGTCGGGCTGACGCTCGCGCTGGGGCGGCTGCGGAGGCTCGGGGCGACCGGACTGCGGGTGGCGCTGCCCGCGCCGGGGCATCCGCTGGGGCTGAGCGGGCCGCCGGAGTTCAACGCGCGGGCCCTGGAGGCCGAGGAGGCGGTGGTCTGTTACGGGGCCGCCCTCGGGTTGGTGCCGGACGTGTACGAGGCCGGGCCTGAGGGGGTGCAGGTCGAGGTGGTGTGGCATGTGCTGCCCGTGCGGGAGGCACCGCCGGCGGATGTGCCGTCGCTGGGTGAGGCGGAGCGGGAGCTGGCGGAGGCGCTCAGGGACGCGACCGAAGCGCTGACGCGGCTGGATGTGGCCGGGGCGGGGCCGGTGGCGGAGGCGGCGGTCGATGCGTATCGGGCGCGGGCCGAGCGGGGGCGGGAGGTGCTGGCGCCCGGGTATCCGTCGCGGGCGGTGCGGGTGCTGGAGCTGGCGCAGCGGGTGGGGACGCTCATCGCTGTGGCGACGGAGAGTGGGCACGGTGGTGCGGTGAGCGCGTCTGAGATCTCTGCGCGGAGGGAGGCGTTGCGGCCGGTGGAGCGGACGGCTCGGCGGGCGCAGGTCGCGGCGTACAACTCCGTTGTGGAGGAGCGGGAGCGGGGGGTGCGGTGACGGGGGGGTTGGCGCTCGGCGTTGGTGCTGAGGGCGGGTGGGTGCGCAGCCCGGCGCTGCGGGGTGCCTCCCCCAAGCTCTCGGCTTCGCTCGAGCAGGGGCCCCCATCGCCCACCCGTGCCGCCCCCAGCGGCACGACTGCCCGCAGCTAAGCAGACCGGACCGGCCTCCCAGGCGTTGCTGGGAGGCCGGGGTCACCTCCGGCTCGGAGACGGAGGTGGGGTGTCAGTGGTTGACGGCGAGGTTGCCGAAGGCGGGGTTCAGGACGCCCACGACGTTCACGCTGTTGCCGGACACGTTGACCGGGACGTGCACCGGGGCCTGGACGACGTTGCCCGAGCCGACGCCCGGGGAGCCCACGGCCTGGCCGTCGGCGTGCGCGCTGGTGGCGGAGGCGATGCCCGCGCCCGCGGCCAGCAGGCCACCGGTCACCATCGTCACGGCAGCGGCCTTCTTCAGGTTCTTCACTTCTGAGCCCTCCTTGCGATTGCCGCGGCAGGCGCCGCAGCACGCACTGGAGAACGGCGGAGATCCACTGAGGATGCGCCATATGGGGGACATTCCCACGACGGTATGAATCTCAGTCCGGAACGGAACCCTCCGTGTTGCCGTGGGATGAGCGTGTCAGCCTGTCACGCCATGGCGAACGGCCCACAGGGCGGCCTGCGTTCGGTCGGACAGGTCGAGTTTCATCAGGATGTTCGAGACGTGGGTCTTGACGGTCTTCTCGGAGAGGACGAGGGCGCGGGCGATCTCCCGGTTGGAGCGGCCGTCCGCTATCAGTCCGAGCACCTCGCGCTCCCGCTCGGTGAGCGAACCGGCCCGCCCCGGACCCGAGTTGACCTCCTCCTGGGACAGCAGTGCGTCAGCGACCTCCGGCTGGAGGAGGATGTGCCCGGCGTGGACGGAGCGGATGGCTCCGGCGAGGGCGTCGGGGTCGACGTCCTTGTAGACGTAGCCGGCGGCGCCCGCGCGCAGGGCGGGGACCACCGTGCGCTGCTCGGTGAAGCTGGTGACGATCAGCACGCGCGCGGGGTTGTCCAGTTCGCGGAGTCTGCGCAGGGCGTCGACGCCGTCCATGCCCGGCATCTTGACGTCCATGAGGATGACGTCGGGCCGCAGTTCCTCCGCGCGGTCGACTCCTTCGGCGCCGTCCGCCGCCTCGCCCACGACCTCGATGTCGTCCTGCACTTCGAGGAACGTGCGCAGGCCCCGGCGGACGACCTGGTGGTCGTCGACGAGCAGCACCTTGATTGCGTCAGCCACCGGGGACCTCCATCTCGATCGTGGTGCCCTTGCCGGGCGCCGATTCCACGGTCAGCGTGCCGCCGGCCCCGCTCGCCCGGTCCCGCATCGAGACCAGGCCCAGATGGCGCCCCGCGCGGCGGACCGCCATCGGGTCGAAGCCGCTGCCGTCGTCCGTGACGCGCAGGACGGCTCCGCTGCCACGGCGGTCCAGGGTCACGTCCACGTGGTCGGCGCCGGAGTGGCGCAGGGCGTTGTGCAGGGCCTCCTGGGCGACGCGCAGGAGGGCTTCCTCCTGGGAGGCGGGCAGGGCCTTCACACCGCGGCCGGCGAAGGTGACGTGGGCGGAGTGGGCGCGGTCGAGGACCTGGACCTGCGTGCGGAGGGTGGCCACGAGGCCGTCCTCGTCGAGGGCGGCGGGGCGCAACTCGACGACGGCGGCGCGCAGTTCGTCGGCGGCCTCGGCGGCGAGGGCCGCCACCTGCTGGAGTTCGCCCTTGGCGCGGGAGGGGTCCCGGTCCACCAGGCGGGCCGCTGCCTGGGCGGTCAGGCGGAGGGAGAAGAGCTTCTGGCTGACCGCGTCGTGCAGTTCGTGGGCGAGGCGGGAGCGCTCCTCGGCGATGGTGAGTTCGCGGCTGCGTTCGTAGAGGCGGGCGTTGGTGAGGGCGATCGCCGCGTGCTGGGCGAGGATGCCGAGCAGTTCCTCGTCGTCCTCGGTGAAGCCGCAACTGCCTTCGGACTTCGGGCAGTTCTTGTTGGCGAGGAACAGCGCGCCGATGACCTCGTCGCCGTCGCGGATCGGCAGGCCGAGGAAGTCGACCAGGTCGGGGTGGGCGCTCGGCCAGCCCTCGAAACGGGGGTCCTTGCGGACGTCGGCGAGGCGCTCGGCCCTGGCCTCGTGCAGCATCGCGGCCAGGATGCCGTGCTGGCGCGGGAGCGGGCCGATGGCCTTCCACTGCTCCTCACTGACGCCGTCGACGACGAACTGGGCGAAGCCGCCGTGGTCGTCGGGGACGCCGAGCGCGGCGTACTGCGCGTCGAGCAGCTCGCGAGCCGAGGCGACGATCGTCTTGAGGACGTCGCGCACCTCGAGATGTCTGCTCATGGCCAGCAACGCGGAACTCACCGCGGCGAGGCCGGACCGTGGACCGTGGCTCATGTCCTCACGGTACCGGCGGGCTGTGACAGCGCGGATCGGGCCGGTGGCGGCGGGCGCCCGGTCCGGTGGGCCTAGGTCGCGGGGCGGATGGGGCCGGCCGGCATGGCGTAGGACCGGGGGCGCCGGGCCGGGGGCGTAGGGCGAAGGGACCCGGTGGTCTGCGGCCCGCGTCCGAGGCGGTCCGGGGGGTCCCGTTCCTACGTTGAGTGCACACGATCACGACGAGGGAGCGGATCATGCCGGTTGCGATCATCACGGGGGCCTCGAAGGGCCTGGGCCGGGCGCTCGCGGAGGCCCTGGCCGGGCGGGGCTGGGATCTGGTGCTCGATGCCAGGGGCGCCGAGGCCCTGACGGACGCGGCAGAGGCCGTCTCCGCGCACGGCACGCGCGTGACCGCCCTGCCCGGGGACGTCACGGACGCCACGCACCGTGCGGCCCTGGTGTCGGCGGCGTGGCGGCTCGGCGGCGTCGACCTGCTGGTGCACAACGCGAGCGCGCTGGGCGCCGAGCCGCTGGTGCGGCTGGAGGAGCTGCCCCTGGAGGGGCTGCGGCGGGCGCTGGAGGTGAACCTGGTGGCGGGGCTGGGCCTGGTCCAGGAGGCGCTGCCGCTG
This region of Streptomyces caelestis genomic DNA includes:
- a CDS encoding DNA-3-methyladenine glycosylase; its protein translation is MIATPDRTPLPREFFDRPVLDVAPDLLGRILVRTTPDGPIALRLTEVEAYDGADDPGSHAYRGRTARNGVMFGPPGHVYVYFTYGMWFCMNLVCGPEGKASAVLLRAGEIIEGAELARTRRLSARNDKELAKGPARLATALGVDRSLDGTDACTSDATPLKILTGTPVPRDQVRNGPRTGIAGEGGNGDIHPWRFWIANDPTVSPYRAHVPRRRRS
- a CDS encoding sporulation protein is translated as MAFKKLLASLGAGGASVETVLHEVNVVPGGVVQGEVRIQGGSVNQQIEGLSVGLQAKVEVESGDQEYKQDIEFTKSRLGGAFELQANAVHAVQFGLEIPWETPITTIDGQELRSMHIGVSTELEIARAVDSGDLDPINVHPLPAQKAILDAFIQLGFRFKNADMERGVIRGTRQKLPFYQEIEFYPPQQYRGLNQVELSFVADEHAMDVVLEMDKKPGLFGEGSDTFRSFQVGLNDYQGTDWTAYINQWLSEVGSKRNWF
- a CDS encoding YbhB/YbcL family Raf kinase inhibitor-like protein — translated: MTELKRRPLPHDFHPPVPSFTVTSKDIEEGATLQDAQVYAAGNTSPQLRWEGFPPETRSFAVTCYDPDAPTGSGFWHWVLFDIPASVTELPAGAGSGKFEGLPEGAIHARNDYGGKEFGGAAPPPGDGPHRYVFTVYAVDQEKLGPDAEASPAVVGFNLRFHTIGRAQLIGEYEVPAEG
- a CDS encoding HNH endonuclease encodes the protein MRDTLVLNASFEPLSTVTLNRAVVLVLQDKAVVEQAHPELRMRGAAVDIPAPRVIRLCQFVRVPFRRRAPWSRRGVLVRDRHRCAYCGRRATTVDHVVPRSQGGQDTWLNTVASCAQDNHRKANRTPEEAGMPLLRQPFEPTPADAMLLALGQDDFDALPQWLAQPAA
- a CDS encoding SPFH domain-containing protein, whose translation is MEPVIIVLIILVVLVFIALIKTIQVIPQASAAIVERFGRYTRTLNAGLNIVVPFIDTIRNRIDLREQVVPFPPQPVITQDNLVVNIDTVIYYQVTDARAATYEVASYIQAIEQLTVTTLRNIIGGMDLERTLTSREEINAALRGVLDEATGKWGIRVNRVELKAIEPPTSIQDSMEKQMRADRDKRAAILQAEGVRQSEILRAEGEKQSQILRAEGEAKAAALRAEGEAQAVRTVFEAIHAGDPDQKLLSYQYLQMLPKIAEGDANKLWIVPSEIGDALKGLSGAMGNFGGLGGGSGGNSGASGSGVPAQERREKPSID
- a CDS encoding NfeD family protein yields the protein MEIDAWLWWLIGATALGIALVVTAMPELGMLAVGAIGAAVVSGVFGGGAVAQVVVFAVISTAGIAVVRPIANRHRAQRPQFATGVDALKGRQAVVLERVDASGGRIKLAGEVWSARALDTDRAYEIGQEVDVVDIEGATAIVM
- a CDS encoding ABC transporter ATP-binding protein; the encoded protein is MSDVLELQDVSVVREGRALVDQVSWSVKEGERWVILGPNGAGKTTLLNLASTYLFPSSGTAAILGETLGRPGTDVFELRPRIGMAGIAMADKLPKRQTVLETVLTAAYGMTATWHEDYEEIDEQRARAFLDRLGMSEYLERKFGTLSEGERKRTLIARALMTDPELLLLDEPAAGLDLGGREDLVRRLGRLARDPIAPSMLMVTHHVEEIPPGFTHVLMIRQGKVLAAGPMELELTSRNLSLCFGLPLVVEQAGERWTAQGLPLS
- a CDS encoding chaplin, which gives rise to MKNLKKAAAVTMVTGGLLAAGAGIASATSAHADGQAVGSPGVGSGNVVQAPVHVPVNVSGNSVNVVGVLNPAFGNLAVNH
- a CDS encoding response regulator; translation: MADAIKVLLVDDHQVVRRGLRTFLEVQDDIEVVGEAADGAEGVDRAEELRPDVILMDVKMPGMDGVDALRRLRELDNPARVLIVTSFTEQRTVVPALRAGAAGYVYKDVDPDALAGAIRSVHAGHILLQPEVADALLSQEEVNSGPGRAGSLTEREREVLGLIADGRSNREIARALVLSEKTVKTHVSNILMKLDLSDRTQAALWAVRHGVTG
- a CDS encoding GAF domain-containing sensor histidine kinase, which gives rise to MSHGPRSGLAAVSSALLAMSRHLEVRDVLKTIVASARELLDAQYAALGVPDDHGGFAQFVVDGVSEEQWKAIGPLPRQHGILAAMLHEARAERLADVRKDPRFEGWPSAHPDLVDFLGLPIRDGDEVIGALFLANKNCPKSEGSCGFTEDDEELLGILAQHAAIALTNARLYERSRELTIAEERSRLAHELHDAVSQKLFSLRLTAQAAARLVDRDPSRAKGELQQVAALAAEAADELRAAVVELRPAALDEDGLVATLRTQVQVLDRAHSAHVTFAGRGVKALPASQEEALLRVAQEALHNALRHSGADHVDVTLDRRGSGAVLRVTDDGSGFDPMAVRRAGRHLGLVSMRDRASGAGGTLTVESAPGKGTTIEMEVPGG
- a CDS encoding SDR family NAD(P)-dependent oxidoreductase, translating into MPVAIITGASKGLGRALAEALAGRGWDLVLDARGAEALTDAAEAVSAHGTRVTALPGDVTDATHRAALVSAAWRLGGVDLLVHNASALGAEPLVRLEELPLEGLRRALEVNLVAGLGLVQEALPLLRASRAGSVVTVSSDAAAEAYETWGGYGASKAALDQLVAVLAVEEPGLRVWAVDPGDMATDLYAAAAPDDHDPRPAPTTVVPGFLRLLDERPASGRYGAPALVNGVR